One genomic region from Streptomyces sp. NBC_01304 encodes:
- a CDS encoding methyltransferase: protein MSDQQQHHGDHGPETHRHGGHDQQQHHSGQRPETHGHGGHDQQPGGGHGDQSGGGGNGDQSGGGGNGHQSGGGGHHHGHTSDMDWNTMGEALERRAAVYTPVYDQIIADLRARTPRPARIIDAGSGPGAVSVRLAEAFPEAEVVAVDGGEALLERAAARFERARLAPRARTHLAELPDGLGALGPADVIWLGQSLHHIGDQRAALAAFAKHLAPGGVLVLLEGGLPARHLPRDIGIGRPGLEVRVDAARENWFAEMRTSLPGAKAETEDWAALLASAGLTHAATRSYLLDLPAPLDDLARAHVANFFGQLGEAFAERLDADDLATVARLVDPADEASVLCRPDIFVLTAQTVHMAVRAD from the coding sequence ATGAGCGACCAGCAGCAACACCACGGCGACCACGGGCCCGAGACGCACCGGCACGGGGGTCACGACCAGCAGCAGCACCACAGCGGCCAGCGGCCCGAGACGCATGGGCACGGGGGCCACGACCAGCAGCCCGGCGGCGGTCACGGTGACCAGTCGGGCGGCGGCGGTAACGGTGACCAGTCGGGCGGCGGCGGTAACGGTCACCAGTCGGGCGGCGGCGGCCACCACCACGGCCACACCTCGGACATGGACTGGAACACCATGGGCGAGGCGCTTGAGCGCCGTGCCGCCGTCTACACCCCGGTCTACGACCAGATCATCGCCGACCTCCGCGCCCGCACCCCCCGCCCCGCCCGCATCATCGACGCCGGCAGCGGCCCCGGCGCCGTCTCCGTCAGGCTCGCCGAGGCCTTCCCCGAGGCCGAGGTCGTCGCGGTGGACGGCGGCGAGGCCCTACTGGAGCGGGCCGCCGCACGCTTCGAGCGCGCCAGGCTCGCCCCGCGCGCCCGCACCCACCTGGCCGAACTCCCGGACGGGCTCGGCGCGTTGGGCCCCGCCGACGTCATCTGGCTCGGCCAGTCCCTGCACCACATCGGCGATCAGCGGGCCGCGCTCGCCGCGTTCGCGAAGCACCTCGCGCCCGGCGGCGTCCTGGTCCTCCTCGAGGGCGGCCTGCCGGCCCGCCACCTGCCGCGCGACATCGGCATCGGCCGGCCCGGCCTGGAGGTCCGCGTCGACGCGGCGAGGGAGAACTGGTTCGCCGAGATGCGCACCTCGCTGCCCGGCGCCAAGGCCGAGACCGAGGACTGGGCCGCACTGCTCGCCTCGGCCGGACTGACCCACGCCGCGACCCGCAGTTACCTCCTCGACCTGCCCGCACCCCTCGACGATCTGGCCCGCGCCCATGTGGCGAACTTCTTCGGCCAACTCGGGGAGGCCTTCGCCGAGCGCCTGGACGCCGACGACCTGGCCACGGTCGCCCGCCTGGTCGACCCCGCCGACGAGGCGAGCGTGCTGTGCCGCCCGGACATCTTCGTGCTGACGGCCCAGACGGTACACATGGCGGTCAGGGCGGACTAG
- a CDS encoding DUF732 domain-containing protein, with protein sequence MHNPPKDVRAPWSAGKTFLALSVGTLALLGGGIAWVVVEYKESWSQSHFLSDVNDRLPDTGLSGDRLLDAGEAACRKVEGGADWSDVQKEVPAGTSPKEAAAIYAAARIHLCKDAG encoded by the coding sequence ATGCACAACCCGCCGAAGGACGTCCGCGCCCCCTGGAGCGCCGGAAAGACCTTCCTCGCACTCTCCGTCGGCACCCTGGCCCTGCTCGGCGGCGGAATCGCCTGGGTGGTGGTCGAGTACAAGGAGTCCTGGAGCCAGTCCCACTTCCTGTCCGACGTGAACGACCGCCTGCCCGACACCGGGCTCTCCGGCGACCGCCTGCTGGACGCCGGCGAGGCGGCCTGCCGGAAGGTCGAGGGCGGCGCCGACTGGAGCGACGTACAGAAGGAAGTTCCCGCCGGTACGTCGCCCAAGGAGGCCGCGGCGATCTACGCGGCCGCCCGCATCCACCTCTGCAAGGACGCGGGCTGA
- a CDS encoding ABC transporter ATP-binding protein yields MLRRRTGTEPDGSGDGGGTAVLAEPVPALDLDAVSREYQQGVPALDAVSLTLPPGRMLAVMGRSGSGKSTLLQCAAGLDRPTSGTVRIAGTDLAGLKETSLTRLRRDRIGSVFQALNLVPSLSVLENAALPLLLAGGSPGSGSASGFASGSVSGSVSAHEGYEERALRALEAVGLADRAAEAPARLSGGQQQRVAIARALVNEPEVVFADEPTGALDPVTAAEVLALLRQAVDRSGHTVVMVTHDPAAAEWADEAVFLDRGRLVGSLVQPSAEEVRGALRGLGR; encoded by the coding sequence ATGCTCAGGCGGCGCACCGGCACGGAACCCGACGGCAGCGGGGACGGTGGCGGCACGGCGGTACTGGCCGAACCGGTGCCCGCGCTCGATCTCGACGCGGTGAGCCGGGAGTACCAGCAGGGCGTGCCCGCGCTCGACGCGGTCAGTCTCACGCTGCCGCCGGGGCGGATGCTGGCCGTCATGGGCCGTTCCGGTTCGGGCAAGTCGACGCTGTTGCAGTGCGCGGCGGGGCTCGACCGGCCGACCTCGGGCACGGTGCGGATCGCGGGCACGGATCTGGCCGGGCTGAAGGAAACGTCCCTGACCAGGCTGCGCCGGGACCGGATCGGGTCTGTGTTCCAGGCGCTGAATCTGGTGCCGTCGCTGAGCGTCCTGGAGAACGCGGCACTGCCGCTGCTGCTGGCGGGAGGCAGTCCGGGTTCGGGTTCCGCTTCTGGATTCGCCTCCGGTTCCGTCTCCGGTTCCGTCTCGGCGCACGAGGGTTACGAGGAGCGGGCGTTGCGGGCCCTGGAAGCGGTGGGTCTGGCCGACCGTGCCGCGGAGGCGCCGGCCCGGCTGTCCGGCGGGCAGCAGCAGCGGGTGGCGATCGCCCGCGCGCTGGTCAACGAGCCCGAGGTGGTGTTCGCGGACGAGCCGACGGGCGCCCTCGACCCGGTGACCGCGGCCGAGGTGCTCGCCCTGCTTCGGCAGGCCGTGGACCGGTCCGGGCACACGGTGGTCATGGTCACGCACGATCCGGCGGCCGCCGAGTGGGCGGACGAGGCCGTCTTCCTGGACCGGGGCCGGCTCGTGGGCAGCTTGGTGCAGCCGAGCGCGGAGGAAGTCCGGGGCGCACTGCGGGGGTTGGGCCGATGA
- a CDS encoding 4a-hydroxytetrahydrobiopterin dehydratase codes for MALAPLSQKEIEDRLAELPGWSLDGDRIARSYRLGSHFAATAMVVHIAQVQEELDHHSDLSLGYNTVSLSVNTHSVGGAVTDKDFELARRVEEFAPGHGAS; via the coding sequence ATGGCACTCGCACCGCTGTCGCAGAAGGAGATCGAGGACCGGCTCGCGGAGCTTCCCGGCTGGTCCCTCGACGGTGACCGCATCGCTCGCTCGTACCGGCTCGGCTCGCACTTCGCGGCCACCGCGATGGTCGTGCACATCGCGCAGGTGCAGGAGGAACTCGACCACCACTCGGACCTCTCGCTCGGGTACAACACGGTGTCCCTGTCGGTGAACACGCACAGCGTGGGCGGGGCCGTGACGGACAAGGACTTCGAACTGGCGCGAAGGGTCGAGGAGTTCGCCCCGGGCCACGGAGCGAGCTGA
- a CDS encoding FtsX-like permease family protein, with protein sequence MQDALNRAGLQDVGAGDRAKDDTGGLKVLAGDARGTAEHLDAPPARTGLLEMLGSVSATLLMVAVLVVSSLLVQALQQRAGELALLRAVGATPRQVRAAVGREVTRVALRPALLGAAASIPSFLGLLALLRAREVLPPGLELPTPAWLFTLPLATAALTLGVARLTAAIASARAAKVRPAQALGEAATEPRVLGNKRRITGLVLLFAGLSSAGTATTQSGDAAAAAAGAAAVTMVIGCALLGPWIARGAMAVLNRPLRALGGVGGRLAAADSTANPRRLGAAITPIVLVTAFAAVQLGAGTTMARAGDAQAAQALRADLAVTAPALPAGAADRIRSQAGVAAATEVLPSTVVLAHHETGEPRLDRLPVLGVTPRGLARTLDPGVEQGSLDGLRPGRVSVGRDRAASLDLSLGSTVRLRFGDGVEAPLKVAAIHERALAVGDFLLSREQLARHVAAPGAAQVLIAMKPGSSVSAVRDRVERAAGPGVAVSEHPSFPRLRLEGEELSGLLGLVAVAAIGGFTALAVLSTLRLITIGRRPQLRLLRLVGAGRAQLRRMLRAEAAVVAAVGLVVGAAVALVPLLAFSVALTGSLPYLPLAQGVAIVGVVVVTAYAGVLLPARRALRRG encoded by the coding sequence GTGCAGGACGCCCTGAACCGGGCCGGCCTGCAGGACGTCGGCGCGGGCGACCGCGCCAAGGACGACACCGGCGGGCTCAAGGTGCTCGCAGGCGACGCCCGCGGGACGGCCGAACACCTGGACGCGCCGCCCGCGCGTACGGGCCTTCTCGAAATGCTCGGATCGGTGTCGGCGACGCTGCTGATGGTCGCCGTGCTCGTCGTGTCCTCGCTCCTCGTGCAGGCACTGCAACAGCGGGCGGGCGAACTGGCGCTGCTGCGCGCCGTCGGGGCGACACCCCGACAGGTGCGGGCGGCGGTGGGCCGTGAGGTGACGCGGGTGGCGCTGCGTCCCGCGCTGCTCGGCGCGGCGGCCTCGATCCCTTCCTTCCTGGGCCTCCTGGCGCTCCTGCGGGCCCGCGAAGTCCTCCCTCCGGGCCTCGAACTTCCCACCCCCGCCTGGCTGTTCACACTGCCCCTGGCCACGGCGGCACTGACGCTCGGCGTGGCCCGGCTGACCGCCGCGATCGCGTCCGCGCGTGCGGCGAAGGTGCGGCCCGCGCAGGCGCTGGGCGAGGCCGCGACCGAGCCGCGCGTGCTGGGCAACAAGCGGCGGATCACCGGCCTCGTGCTGCTGTTCGCCGGCCTGAGCTCGGCGGGTACGGCCACCACGCAGAGCGGCGACGCGGCGGCTGCCGCGGCCGGGGCCGCCGCGGTCACGATGGTCATCGGTTGCGCGCTCCTCGGGCCGTGGATCGCCCGGGGCGCGATGGCCGTCCTGAACCGACCACTGCGTGCCCTCGGCGGCGTCGGCGGGCGCCTCGCCGCGGCCGACTCGACGGCGAACCCTCGTCGCCTCGGGGCCGCGATCACCCCGATCGTGCTGGTCACGGCGTTTGCCGCGGTGCAGCTCGGGGCCGGTACGACGATGGCGCGGGCCGGCGACGCGCAGGCCGCGCAGGCGCTGCGGGCGGACCTCGCGGTGACCGCGCCCGCCCTGCCCGCCGGTGCGGCGGACCGGATCCGGTCCCAGGCCGGCGTGGCGGCGGCCACGGAGGTGCTGCCCAGCACGGTGGTCCTTGCCCACCACGAGACGGGCGAGCCGCGCCTGGACCGGCTCCCGGTCCTCGGCGTGACCCCGCGCGGACTGGCCCGCACCCTCGACCCCGGTGTCGAGCAGGGCTCCCTCGACGGGCTGCGCCCCGGCAGGGTGTCGGTCGGCCGGGACCGGGCCGCCTCGCTCGACCTGTCCCTGGGCAGCACGGTGCGGCTCCGCTTCGGTGACGGGGTCGAGGCGCCGCTGAAGGTGGCCGCCATCCATGAACGCGCGCTCGCGGTGGGCGACTTCCTGCTCTCGCGTGAGCAGTTGGCACGGCATGTGGCTGCGCCCGGCGCCGCGCAGGTGCTGATCGCCATGAAGCCCGGCTCTTCGGTTTCCGCCGTACGCGACCGGGTCGAGCGGGCGGCCGGGCCCGGGGTGGCGGTGTCCGAGCACCCCTCTTTCCCCCGACTCCGGTTGGAGGGCGAGGAGTTGAGCGGGCTGCTCGGGCTGGTCGCGGTTGCGGCGATCGGCGGGTTCACGGCGCTGGCCGTGCTCAGCACGCTCCGGCTGATCACCATTGGCCGGCGGCCGCAGCTTCGGTTGTTGCGGCTGGTGGGGGCGGGGCGGGCCCAACTGCGGCGGATGCTGCGGGCGGAGGCCGCTGTGGTGGCTGCGGTCGGGTTGGTGGTCGGTGCGGCCGTCGCGCTGGTGCCACTGCTGGCGTTCAGCGTGGCACTGACGGGTTCGCTGCCGTATCTGCCTTTGGCGCAGGGCGTGGCGATCGTCGGAGTCGTGGTGGTGACCGCTTACGCGGGGGTGCTGTTGCCGGCTCGGCGGGCGTTGCGTCGAGGCTGA
- a CDS encoding sensor histidine kinase, protein MKEAIRRAGRATLHLTVGAGLSFACYILFGLILVGLAATMLVVGAGMLPETVQTVRRFAGFERRRTAAWSGAPVPEAYLPLTGPLAERIRHATTDPGTYRDLRWVAAQLVYGLVLFYVALVGWVPALLVDGIWSGLLRREPVALPLFTRLVDLEATWSRALLLPSPGMTLATRVEQLTATRAGAIAAHGAELRRIERDLHDGAQAHLVALSMRIGLARRAYDRDPSAARRLLDEAQDQAEEALAELRHVVRGIHPPVLTDRGLAGAVRALAASSGLDVNVLSSEGLAVEDNGGARAPAAVEAAAYFVVAEALTNAAKHSGSERVSIALTQAPKGLSLSVRDEGRGGADESAGSGLLGIRRRVAALDGTVALTSPVGGPTVIDVELPCVW, encoded by the coding sequence ATGAAAGAGGCAATACGCAGGGCAGGCCGGGCCACACTGCACCTGACCGTGGGTGCCGGGCTGAGCTTCGCCTGCTACATCCTCTTCGGGCTGATCCTGGTGGGCCTCGCGGCGACCATGCTCGTCGTCGGTGCGGGCATGCTCCCCGAGACAGTGCAGACCGTTCGCCGCTTCGCCGGCTTCGAGCGGCGCCGGACCGCCGCCTGGTCCGGGGCACCCGTGCCCGAGGCGTATCTGCCGCTGACCGGGCCGCTGGCCGAGCGGATCCGGCACGCCACGACCGACCCGGGTACCTATCGCGACCTGCGCTGGGTCGCCGCCCAGCTCGTCTACGGACTCGTTCTCTTCTACGTCGCCCTCGTGGGCTGGGTCCCCGCCCTGCTCGTCGACGGGATCTGGTCAGGGCTGCTGCGCCGGGAACCGGTCGCGCTGCCCCTGTTCACCCGGCTCGTCGACCTGGAGGCCACCTGGTCGAGGGCCCTGCTGCTGCCCTCGCCCGGCATGACCCTCGCCACCCGCGTCGAGCAGCTCACCGCGACCCGGGCCGGGGCGATCGCCGCGCACGGGGCCGAGCTGCGGCGCATCGAGCGCGATCTGCACGACGGGGCCCAGGCCCATCTGGTCGCGCTCTCCATGCGGATCGGGCTCGCCCGCCGCGCCTACGACCGCGACCCGAGCGCCGCACGCCGCCTCCTCGACGAGGCGCAGGACCAGGCGGAGGAGGCCCTCGCCGAGCTGCGGCACGTCGTACGCGGCATCCATCCGCCCGTCCTCACCGACCGGGGCCTGGCCGGCGCGGTGCGGGCGCTCGCGGCGAGCAGCGGTCTCGACGTGAACGTGCTCTCGTCCGAAGGGCTGGCAGTGGAGGACAACGGCGGGGCACGGGCGCCGGCCGCCGTGGAGGCCGCCGCGTACTTCGTCGTGGCGGAAGCGCTCACCAACGCGGCCAAGCACAGCGGGAGCGAGCGGGTCTCGATCGCACTGACCCAGGCCCCGAAGGGCCTGTCCCTTTCCGTACGCGACGAAGGGCGGGGCGGCGCGGACGAGTCGGCCGGGTCGGGGCTCCTGGGCATCCGGCGCAGGGTTGCCGCCCTTGATGGCACAGTGGCGCTGACCAGCCCCGTCGGGGGGCCGACCGTGATCGATGTGGAGCTGCCGTGCGTGTGGTGA
- a CDS encoding aldo/keto reductase, producing MSKVPTITLNNGVEMPQLGFGVWQVPDDEAAQAVGTALEAGYRSIDTAAIYGNEAGTGQAIADSGIAREDVFVTTKLWNADQGYDSTLRAFDTSLGKLGLDYVDLYLIHWPLPSKDSYVDTYKAFEKIYADGRAKAIGVSNFLPEHLERLLDETSVVPVINQIELHPQLQQSASRAFHAQHGIATEAWSPLGQGKGLLEVPTVVAIARKHGRTPAQVVLSWHLQLGNVVIPKSVTPSRIAENIDVFGFELDDEDLSAIAALDEGKRLGPDPATFDVA from the coding sequence GTGAGCAAGGTCCCCACCATCACCTTGAACAATGGCGTCGAGATGCCGCAGCTCGGCTTCGGCGTCTGGCAGGTTCCGGACGACGAGGCGGCGCAGGCCGTCGGCACGGCGCTCGAGGCCGGGTACCGCAGCATCGACACCGCCGCGATCTACGGCAACGAGGCGGGCACGGGCCAGGCGATCGCCGACTCCGGCATCGCACGCGAGGACGTCTTCGTGACGACCAAGCTGTGGAACGCCGATCAGGGGTACGACTCCACGCTGCGCGCCTTCGACACCTCGCTGGGCAAGCTGGGCCTCGACTACGTCGACCTGTACCTGATCCACTGGCCGCTGCCGTCCAAGGACAGCTATGTGGACACGTACAAGGCCTTCGAGAAGATCTACGCGGACGGCCGCGCGAAGGCGATCGGCGTCTCGAACTTCCTGCCCGAGCACCTGGAGCGTCTGCTCGACGAGACGTCCGTGGTGCCGGTGATCAACCAGATCGAGCTGCACCCGCAGCTCCAGCAGTCCGCCTCGCGCGCCTTCCACGCGCAGCACGGCATCGCGACCGAGGCCTGGTCGCCGCTCGGCCAGGGCAAGGGACTTCTTGAAGTGCCGACCGTCGTCGCGATCGCCCGGAAGCACGGCCGTACGCCGGCCCAGGTGGTGCTGAGCTGGCATCTGCAGCTCGGCAATGTCGTCATCCCGAAGTCCGTGACGCCGTCGCGGATCGCGGAGAACATCGACGTCTTCGGCTTCGAGCTGGACGACGAGGACCTGTCGGCGATCGCCGCCCTGGACGAGGGCAAGCGCCTGGGTCCGGACCCGGCCACCTTCGACGTCGCCTGA
- a CDS encoding helix-turn-helix domain-containing protein produces MTTVAPGKGAGPLLRGWREQRRISQLDLALRADSSARHISFVETGRSRPSEEFLLRLAEHLEIPVRDQNALLLAAGYAPRFPETSMDDPSFQSVREGLEQLLRGYEPYPALIVDAKYDVIAANRGIAMLMDGLPEHLLAPPLNAMRLTLHPEGLAPRIRNLGEWRGHLLHQMERQIALQRSDAVRELYEEVAGYPVADPGESAADAGPVAYLALPLRIEHEGRILSFVSSISTFNTPMDVTVAELAIETLLPADPATVKYLQMLMP; encoded by the coding sequence ATGACAACTGTCGCGCCAGGTAAGGGCGCCGGCCCGCTCCTGAGGGGCTGGCGCGAGCAGCGCCGGATCAGTCAGCTGGACCTCGCGCTGCGCGCCGATTCCTCCGCACGGCACATCAGCTTCGTCGAGACGGGCCGCTCCCGCCCCAGCGAGGAGTTCCTGCTGCGGCTCGCCGAGCACCTGGAGATCCCGGTACGGGACCAGAACGCCCTGCTGCTCGCGGCGGGCTACGCACCCCGCTTCCCCGAGACCTCGATGGACGATCCCTCGTTCCAGTCCGTTCGCGAGGGTCTGGAGCAGCTGCTGCGCGGCTACGAGCCGTACCCGGCGCTGATCGTGGACGCCAAGTACGACGTCATCGCCGCCAACCGGGGCATCGCGATGCTCATGGACGGCCTGCCCGAGCACCTTCTCGCGCCGCCGCTGAACGCGATGCGCCTCACCCTCCACCCCGAGGGCCTCGCCCCGAGGATCCGCAATCTCGGCGAGTGGCGGGGACATCTGCTGCACCAGATGGAGCGCCAGATCGCCCTGCAACGCTCTGACGCGGTGCGGGAGTTGTACGAGGAGGTGGCCGGGTACCCGGTGGCCGACCCCGGCGAGAGTGCGGCGGACGCCGGCCCGGTGGCCTATCTCGCGCTGCCGCTGCGCATCGAGCACGAGGGCCGGATCCTGTCCTTCGTGTCGTCGATCTCGACGTTCAACACACCCATGGACGTGACCGTCGCCGAGCTGGCCATCGAGACGCTGCTCCCGGCCGACCCGGCGACGGTCAAGTACCTGCAGATGCTCATGCCTTGA
- a CDS encoding class I SAM-dependent methyltransferase: MLDYTKEAADYDETRGGVPRAEAAASAVLGLVPRATRTLLDVACGTGIVPERLARPGLRVSGVDPASGMARRAAERLPGAVVIGDGRQLPFPDASFDAVSAVWLLHLVAVAEAERIVGECARVLRPGGVFVTTVDKDAGHDVGSDIDAVFAPHLSNVASDRADLIEGYARACGLEPAGEARFPGHGQGRSALRTAAAVRRGHYVSRLTVRGAEAEQVAAQLEALPEPDRPRADPVYRLSAFRRPG; the protein is encoded by the coding sequence CTGCTCGACTACACCAAGGAAGCCGCCGACTACGACGAGACGCGCGGCGGCGTGCCGCGGGCCGAGGCCGCGGCGTCCGCGGTCCTGGGCCTGGTGCCCCGGGCCACCCGCACCCTGCTGGACGTGGCCTGCGGCACCGGCATCGTCCCCGAGAGGCTGGCCCGGCCCGGGCTGCGCGTGAGCGGCGTGGACCCGGCGTCGGGCATGGCGCGCAGGGCGGCGGAGCGGCTGCCCGGCGCCGTCGTCATCGGGGACGGGCGCCAACTGCCCTTCCCGGACGCCTCGTTCGACGCCGTGAGCGCGGTGTGGCTGCTGCACCTGGTCGCGGTGGCCGAGGCCGAGCGAATCGTCGGAGAGTGCGCGCGGGTGCTGCGCCCCGGCGGGGTCTTCGTGACCACCGTCGACAAGGACGCGGGGCACGACGTCGGCTCCGACATCGACGCGGTGTTCGCCCCGCATCTGTCGAACGTGGCCTCCGACCGCGCGGATCTCATCGAGGGGTACGCGCGCGCGTGCGGCCTGGAGCCGGCGGGGGAGGCCCGCTTCCCGGGGCACGGGCAGGGCCGGTCCGCGCTGCGTACGGCCGCCGCGGTGCGCCGGGGTCACTACGTGTCGCGGCTGACCGTGCGCGGCGCCGAGGCCGAGCAGGTCGCCGCCCAACTGGAGGCGCTTCCGGAACCGGACCGGCCGCGGGCCGATCCCGTCTACCGGCTGTCGGCGTTCCGGCGGCCGGGCTGA
- a CDS encoding response regulator transcription factor produces MRVVIAEDNALLREGLVLLLSSAGHEVAGVASTGPEVLPLLLEHRPDAAVLDVRMPPGFRDEGLRAALAARESLPDLPVLVLSQYVEETYAAELLGGGARGVGYLLKDRVGRVDEFLDALDRVAAGGTALDPEVVTELMARRRKDDPLSLLTPREREVLKLMAEGHDNATIAKVLVVTERSVHKHVGNVFTKLKLPPSDSGHRRVRAVLAYLNAG; encoded by the coding sequence GTGCGTGTGGTGATCGCCGAGGACAACGCCCTGCTGAGAGAGGGCCTTGTGCTGCTCCTGAGTTCGGCCGGGCACGAGGTCGCCGGGGTCGCCTCGACCGGCCCCGAGGTGCTGCCGCTCCTCCTCGAACACCGCCCCGACGCCGCGGTGTTGGACGTCCGCATGCCGCCCGGTTTCCGCGACGAGGGCCTGCGGGCCGCGCTGGCCGCGCGGGAATCGCTGCCGGATCTGCCGGTGCTCGTGCTGTCCCAGTACGTCGAGGAGACCTATGCGGCGGAGTTGCTGGGCGGGGGTGCGCGGGGCGTGGGCTATCTGTTGAAGGACCGGGTCGGGCGGGTCGATGAGTTCCTGGACGCGCTGGATCGGGTGGCGGCGGGGGGTACGGCGCTCGATCCCGAGGTGGTGACGGAGCTGATGGCGCGGCGGCGCAAGGACGATCCGCTGTCTTTGCTGACGCCGCGTGAGCGCGAGGTGCTGAAGCTCATGGCGGAGGGGCACGACAATGCGACCATTGCCAAGGTCCTTGTCGTGACGGAGCGTTCGGTGCACAAGCATGTGGGCAATGTGTTCACGAAGCTGAAGCTTCCGCCGAGTGACAGTGGGCATCGGCGGGTTCGGGCTGTGCTGGCGTATCTGAACGCGGGGTGA